Within the Dialister hominis genome, the region CTTCAAGAATGAACCGTCGCTTTCATCGGCTTCAGCAATGACATAATCACCTTTCCCTAAATAGGAATTGCCATTGATATAGCTTGCTGATGCCCCCAGAACGATAGTGGGATCTTCTCCAGATTCAAAGAATATTTCGCCAATCATGGCGGATGTCGTCGATTTCCCATGAGCTCCTGCTACCGTAATAGCCTTTCCCCAGCTCAAAACAGATGCAAGTACATCCGATCTATGGAACACCGGGATCCCGAGCCTCTTTGCTTCGACCAATTCAGGATTATCCTCAGCAATTGCAGTTGAAATGATAACGCAGTCAGCCCCATGCACATGTTCAGCTTTATGTCCAATGAAAACTTCTGCCCCTTTGGATGCGATATCTTTCAAGAAATCAGAATTATTCTTATCTGAACCCTTAACGGCAAATCCTTTGTCCAGCAGAATTGCCGCTAATGCGCGCATTCCCATTCCGCCGATTCCAATGAAAAAAACAGTTTTATAATTATTTAAATTCATTTTTTTGTCTTCCTTTGTTCCGCCAAAGTTAGAGCCAGATGGGCTATATCTTCACCAGCATGAATCTTCCTCAAACCGGTAACCTTCTGCGCCATATTTTTAAGCTCTTCGGGATTATCCATAAGAAGTTCAATTTTATCAATCAATGCTTCATCCGTTAATTCTTTGTCCAGAATAACATAAGCCGCTCCATTTTTCTCAAACACCCATGCATTGAATGTCTGATGATCTTCAGCAGCGTATGGATACGGCACCAGAATTGACGGAAGCTCTCTTGCAGAAAGTTCGGCAAGGCTGATAGCTCCGGCGCGGCAGATGATCAAATCAGCAGCCGCCAGCACTTTCGGCATCTGATACTCATACTCAACAATGTGACTTACCGTATCGTTTGATTTCTCATCCGAGTTTTCCAGTTCTTTCAAAACATCCTGATATCCAAGGGATCCTGTAACATGGTAAAGCAGAATATCACGATTTCCCTTTCCAAAATGCTTATGCACGCCAATCATCGCATGATTTATGCTTCTTGCTCCGCGGCTTCCGCCGGTTATGAGAACCATAAATGTGTCCTCTGAAATCCCCAGCTCTTTTCTTGCATCAGCTCTGTTATAAGCAAGAATATCCCTGCGGATCGGATTTCCTGTATAGACGCATTTGCCTGCATCAGGGAAACGATGTGCCGCTTCTTTATAGCCTAAAGCAATACGATCGACAAACCAGCTCAGGATCTTGTTGGTTATCCCTGGAATAACATTCTGTTCCTGAATCAATGTCGGAATCCCCTGGAGCGCAGCCGCCATGAGAATCGGACCGCAGACATATCCTCCTGTTCCAATGACTACGTCAGGATTGAATTCCTTCAGGATCTTCTTTGCCCTGAATACGCTTTTGGCTGTTACTGCAAGGTTTGCAATATTTTTAACCGTAAACGATCTCTTCAGGCCGTATGCATGGATTGAAGCAAATTTATAACCTTCTTTAGGTATTATTTTCGATTCCATCCCATTAGGCGTTCCTACGAATAATATCTCCGCCTCTTCAATTCTGGAAATTTCTTTTGCGATTGTTATTGCGGGATATATATGTCCTCCGGTTCCGCCTCCGGATAAAATTATCCTTTTCATTACGAATTCACCGATGCTTAAGCTAAACTATTAACGATACGCTTAAAGTCCATTCCGCGTTCTTCCATATTATGATACATATCAAAAGAAGAACAAGCAGGAGAGAGTATTACGATATCACCAGGTTTTGCAAATTTCTGTCCCTGTTTGACAGCATCTGCCATGCTATCAGCCCTATGGATAGATGCTTTTGAAACGCCCGCCTCTGCTGCAGCTTTTTCAAAGCGGTCGGCAGCTGCTCCTAAAAGAATTAATTCC harbors:
- the murG gene encoding undecaprenyldiphospho-muramoylpentapeptide beta-N-acetylglucosaminyltransferase: MKRIILSGGGTGGHIYPAITIAKEISRIEEAEILFVGTPNGMESKIIPKEGYKFASIHAYGLKRSFTVKNIANLAVTAKSVFRAKKILKEFNPDVVIGTGGYVCGPILMAAALQGIPTLIQEQNVIPGITNKILSWFVDRIALGYKEAAHRFPDAGKCVYTGNPIRRDILAYNRADARKELGISEDTFMVLITGGSRGARSINHAMIGVHKHFGKGNRDILLYHVTGSLGYQDVLKELENSDEKSNDTVSHIVEYEYQMPKVLAAADLIICRAGAISLAELSARELPSILVPYPYAAEDHQTFNAWVFEKNGAAYVILDKELTDEALIDKIELLMDNPEELKNMAQKVTGLRKIHAGEDIAHLALTLAEQRKTKK